One genomic window of Psychrobacillus sp. INOP01 includes the following:
- a CDS encoding ABC transporter ATP-binding protein, translated as MLELKQIGVQFGDKSVLKDISITFQPGEIIGLVAPNGTGKSTLMNVIMNYLSPNHGKVILNKKLQYSNKANEVKIHQAVSMMPDQSDLYNHVSGKNHLRIYQAMWNSDPKLIEDTIIKLGMESYVKKKTGTYSLGMRQRLCFAMQIVSDTQIMLMDEVMNGLDPTHVELISQILLQKKAEGKIIIIASHLLENLEQYADRIFFMKNGELKLVDELVPGFTDKKITTVRVSNFSPELLEVFKNKFSGLHVQTLPSGKTLIDVSEQNTMILGDITQYLIEQQLTDFSFGKLKLNDLYSMEYQPG; from the coding sequence ATGTTGGAATTAAAACAAATAGGCGTACAATTTGGAGATAAATCAGTATTAAAGGATATATCGATTACGTTTCAACCTGGTGAGATTATTGGTTTAGTAGCCCCAAACGGAACAGGAAAATCGACGCTTATGAATGTAATTATGAACTATTTATCACCAAACCATGGCAAGGTGATTTTGAATAAGAAACTACAATATTCAAATAAAGCAAACGAAGTGAAGATACATCAAGCTGTATCGATGATGCCTGATCAAAGTGATTTATATAATCATGTATCAGGTAAGAATCATTTGAGAATCTATCAGGCGATGTGGAATAGTGATCCGAAACTAATAGAGGATACAATTATAAAACTTGGTATGGAATCCTATGTGAAGAAAAAAACGGGTACATATTCTTTAGGAATGCGCCAGCGTTTGTGCTTTGCTATGCAAATTGTCTCTGATACACAGATAATGCTGATGGATGAAGTGATGAATGGATTGGATCCAACGCATGTAGAGCTAATATCGCAAATACTTTTACAAAAGAAAGCGGAAGGCAAAATAATTATTATTGCTTCACATTTATTGGAAAACCTTGAGCAATATGCGGATCGTATTTTCTTTATGAAAAACGGTGAGCTAAAGCTAGTAGATGAATTGGTACCTGGTTTTACTGACAAAAAGATAACAACCGTTCGTGTGTCAAATTTTTCGCCGGAGCTACTTGAAGTATTTAAGAACAAGTTTTCAGGACTGCATGTGCAGACATTACCAAGTGGCAAAACCCTTATTGATGTAAGTGAACAGAACACAATGATATTAGGTGATATCACACAGTATTTAATAGAGCAGCAGTTGACTGATTTTAGCTTTGGTAAGTTGAAATTGAATGATTTATATTCGATGGAGTACCAGCCGGGATAA
- a CDS encoding zf-HC2 domain-containing protein, with protein MKEIKCTIIQDLLPLYVDDVVSEDTKELVRQHLQTCQACQKEHQQMTQTLYIPIENKVTLFEKVNKKWNRKKIILIGGSIFTTLFLCLAVFSYVFYYQKMIPYSNDLFVIKEQDDQTLFAEYFGKSHAGTHMTHPMKVEIDGEMKNISLVYYVETIANSPTRNFLREDESIGPEQFTLPDSKTVDAVYYGKFDLEKVIITKEQTWEELLQEMTLIWER; from the coding sequence ATGAAGGAAATTAAATGTACAATTATTCAAGATTTGTTACCGCTTTATGTAGACGATGTCGTAAGTGAAGATACAAAAGAGCTGGTAAGACAACATTTACAAACATGTCAAGCATGCCAAAAAGAACACCAACAAATGACGCAAACATTGTATATACCCATTGAAAATAAAGTTACTTTGTTCGAAAAGGTCAATAAAAAATGGAATCGCAAAAAAATTATACTTATTGGTGGATCTATTTTCACGACATTGTTTTTATGTTTAGCTGTATTTTCATATGTATTTTATTACCAAAAAATGATTCCTTATTCAAATGATTTATTTGTGATTAAAGAGCAAGACGATCAGACTCTCTTCGCTGAATATTTTGGGAAAAGTCATGCGGGGACTCATATGACGCACCCGATGAAGGTTGAAATAGATGGAGAAATGAAAAATATCAGCTTAGTCTATTATGTTGAAACAATAGCTAATTCACCTACGAGGAACTTTTTAAGGGAGGATGAAAGTATAGGTCCCGAGCAATTTACGTTACCAGATAGTAAAACTGTTGACGCAGTATATTATGGAAAATTTGATTTGGAAAAAGTAATCATTACAAAAGAGCAAACTTGGGAAGAACTTTTGCAAGAGATGACGTTAATTTGGGAGAGATAG
- a CDS encoding RNA polymerase sigma factor, whose amino-acid sequence MDFEEIYQAYFQDVYFYLKSLASDENIAEEITQETFFKALKSMHQFDGKKDIRAWLFTIAKNTYFTHYKKQQRQINRVEESVLDVQIVEYLMNEEQAFAIHHYLHTMEEPYKEVFSLRTFGELSFEKIGQLFGKSDGWARVTFYRAKKKILAYMEAKQDEGN is encoded by the coding sequence ATGGACTTTGAAGAAATCTATCAAGCATATTTTCAAGACGTTTATTTTTATTTGAAATCACTGGCGTCAGATGAAAATATTGCAGAAGAAATTACACAAGAAACATTTTTTAAGGCTCTAAAGTCCATGCATCAATTTGACGGCAAAAAAGATATTAGAGCATGGCTTTTTACAATAGCGAAAAATACATACTTTACGCATTATAAAAAGCAGCAACGTCAGATTAATCGGGTAGAAGAATCGGTGTTAGATGTTCAAATCGTAGAGTATTTAATGAATGAAGAACAAGCTTTTGCTATTCATCATTATTTACACACAATGGAAGAGCCCTATAAAGAAGTCTTTTCCCTTCGTACATTTGGAGAGCTGTCTTTTGAGAAAATTGGGCAGTTGTTTGGAAAAAGTGATGGCTGGGCAAGAGTGACCTTTTACCGTGCGAAAAAGAAAATATTAGCGTATATGGAGGCGAAACAAGATGAAGGAAATTAA
- a CDS encoding methionine ABC transporter ATP-binding protein — protein MIKLHNASKSFSTFQAIKSVSLTIDKGEIHGIIGASGAGKSTLLRLMNLLEIPDEGEIEVNGQRLTNLSSKELRHARKKIGMIFQHFNLVANKTVYENVAVSLELANIPKKERKSRVIECLQFVGLENLMEQYPVQLSGGQKQRVAIARALANNPQVLLCDEPTSSLDPNTTAEILEVLKNINQSLGVTIVIVSHEMEVIKSICNRVTVMAAGEIYDIVLIEPKSIPIIDNRPSYFVEQLTKDGEMDDA, from the coding sequence GTGATTAAATTACATAATGCCAGTAAAAGTTTTTCAACATTTCAAGCCATTAAATCTGTTTCCTTAACGATAGATAAAGGCGAGATTCATGGAATTATAGGAGCTAGTGGAGCAGGTAAATCTACTTTACTTAGGTTAATGAATTTATTGGAAATCCCAGATGAAGGTGAAATAGAGGTTAATGGTCAGAGGTTAACAAATTTGAGCAGCAAAGAACTTCGACATGCACGAAAAAAAATAGGGATGATTTTTCAGCATTTTAATCTAGTGGCGAATAAAACAGTTTATGAAAATGTCGCCGTTTCCTTAGAGTTGGCCAACATTCCAAAAAAGGAACGAAAGAGTCGAGTGATAGAATGTCTTCAATTTGTTGGGTTGGAGAATTTAATGGAACAATATCCAGTTCAGTTAAGTGGCGGACAAAAGCAGCGCGTTGCAATTGCAAGAGCACTAGCGAATAATCCCCAAGTTTTGTTATGTGATGAACCAACCTCTTCACTTGATCCTAATACAACTGCTGAAATATTAGAGGTATTAAAAAATATTAATCAAAGTCTAGGTGTTACAATTGTCATTGTCAGTCATGAGATGGAAGTGATTAAAAGTATATGTAATCGAGTAACTGTAATGGCAGCTGGAGAAATCTATGACATCGTATTAATTGAACCAAAAAGTATTCCAATTATAGATAATAGACCTAGCTACTTTGTGGAGCAGTTAACAAAGGATGGGGAGATGGACGATGCCTGA
- a CDS encoding LURP-one-related/scramblase family protein has product MKQLYIKQKVFSLSGKFTVKDQQEKDVYYVEGSFMQIPKTFSIMNTTRDEVALITKKVFSFLPKFFVEVNGQEVLTIKKEFSFFKARYTIDAADIEIHGNWWDMDFQVLQHGVVIGKVNKEWFTWGDSYKVQILNEEMEAIIIAFVVAIDCVKADQAAASSAATI; this is encoded by the coding sequence ATGAAGCAGCTTTATATAAAGCAGAAGGTATTCAGTCTAAGTGGCAAATTTACGGTAAAGGATCAGCAGGAGAAGGATGTTTATTACGTAGAGGGTAGTTTTATGCAAATTCCAAAGACTTTCTCTATTATGAACACAACAAGAGATGAAGTCGCGCTTATTACGAAAAAGGTGTTCAGCTTTTTACCGAAGTTTTTTGTTGAGGTAAATGGTCAAGAGGTGTTAACGATTAAGAAGGAGTTTTCTTTCTTTAAAGCACGCTATACGATTGATGCAGCAGACATTGAGATACATGGTAACTGGTGGGATATGGATTTTCAGGTCTTGCAGCATGGTGTAGTCATCGGTAAAGTGAACAAGGAGTGGTTCACTTGGGGAGATAGCTACAAGGTTCAAATACTGAACGAGGAGATGGAGGCCATCATTATTGCGTTCGTTGTCGCAATTGATTGCGTGAAGGCTGACCAAGCAGCCGCTTCCTCAGCAGCGACAATTTAA
- a CDS encoding ABC transporter — translation MRNMLKTLYIIEKTDRKNIFACLIVALCVIGMVVFANTQELGNPIKEKSSESLPVKVAMNKFQIVDASEYGDGSDIYKNIVKQYYTYPKQGMALKTEQPELFIETAIELTELRKQAFEMDNYELIAGNLPTKIENEMDSAYYQYLKEHNLALSFGSLSFYPFLAFLFSVVGSVWFVLICIYASNIMIDDFRHTSLIKGYPIAFSQYVLAKCMTSMGIVFIFIFELIVCSLPLLYFKGLGQASYPVAVFNGEVMIYPIYKYIAVSIVYMICLAVFAILLSVILNVLLKNVYLTIFVQIILVVIPILFPSLIELIPFNPFNYVNFPSVLNGDSLNLATPVALNSNVGLVYICISIILLMAIIKWFLSTGKLQKI, via the coding sequence ATGAGAAATATGTTAAAAACGCTATATATTATAGAAAAAACTGATAGGAAAAACATTTTTGCATGTCTCATTGTAGCTCTCTGTGTGATTGGGATGGTTGTCTTTGCTAATACTCAGGAGTTAGGAAATCCGATTAAAGAAAAATCAAGTGAATCCCTACCAGTCAAGGTAGCTATGAATAAATTTCAAATTGTTGATGCTAGTGAATACGGGGATGGTAGTGATATATACAAAAATATAGTCAAACAATATTACACTTATCCAAAACAGGGGATGGCATTAAAAACAGAGCAGCCAGAGTTGTTTATAGAAACAGCAATTGAGCTAACAGAATTACGAAAACAAGCTTTTGAAATGGACAATTATGAGTTAATAGCTGGAAATTTACCAACAAAAATAGAGAATGAAATGGATTCTGCCTATTATCAATATTTAAAGGAACATAATTTAGCATTATCCTTCGGCTCCCTAAGCTTCTATCCATTTTTAGCGTTTCTATTTAGTGTAGTAGGTTCGGTTTGGTTTGTTCTAATTTGTATCTACGCATCTAACATTATGATAGATGATTTCCGACATACTTCTCTTATTAAAGGATATCCTATCGCTTTTAGTCAGTATGTACTAGCGAAATGTATGACTTCGATGGGTATTGTCTTTATTTTCATTTTTGAGCTTATTGTATGTAGTTTGCCGCTACTCTACTTTAAAGGACTGGGGCAGGCATCTTATCCTGTAGCCGTTTTTAATGGTGAGGTAATGATTTATCCGATATATAAATACATAGCAGTTTCCATTGTTTATATGATTTGTTTGGCGGTTTTTGCAATTTTATTGTCCGTGATTTTGAATGTACTATTAAAAAATGTTTATTTAACTATATTTGTACAGATTATCCTTGTCGTAATTCCTATTTTGTTCCCAAGTTTAATCGAGCTTATACCGTTTAATCCATTTAACTATGTTAACTTTCCAAGTGTCTTAAATGGAGATTCTCTGAATTTAGCAACCCCGGTCGCGTTAAATAGCAATGTAGGGTTGGTCTATATATGTATTAGCATAATATTGCTGATGGCTATTATAAAATGGTTTTTATCGACTGGGAAGCTTCAGAAAATATAG
- a CDS encoding DMT family transporter, translating into MKLNKGVLFILLGASFFGFTPIFAKLGFSYGYSLGQINIVQMIISFLLLWSFTLIKRSSFKGLNKKNIIQIMITGCFIGLTSIFYYGSMQYLPASLAIILMFQFVWIGIILEWIFSKIKPASVTILSIIIILIGVFFASNIVNGDIQGLPFKGFIFGILSAFTYAGFIFFSGKVAVNVDAWTRSSLMVTGSTILVLVLFMHEIPSVLPLEKDLLTTAVGVSLFGAVLPPLFFAVGAPLVSGGIANILTSIELPIAILSASLILSEAVTPLQWLGTAIILVAIALNELGPNLFRNRKQY; encoded by the coding sequence ATGAAATTAAATAAGGGTGTTTTATTTATATTATTAGGTGCTTCATTTTTTGGTTTTACACCTATATTTGCTAAACTTGGTTTTAGCTATGGCTACTCACTTGGCCAAATCAATATCGTTCAAATGATTATTTCTTTCTTATTATTATGGTCGTTTACTCTTATTAAACGCTCCAGTTTCAAGGGACTTAATAAGAAGAATATTATTCAAATTATGATTACCGGTTGTTTTATCGGATTAACAAGTATTTTTTATTATGGTTCGATGCAATACTTGCCCGCTTCGTTAGCCATTATTTTAATGTTCCAATTCGTTTGGATAGGGATTATTTTAGAATGGATTTTCAGCAAAATAAAACCTGCATCTGTAACAATATTGTCTATCATTATAATTTTAATAGGGGTCTTTTTTGCTTCGAACATTGTAAATGGAGATATACAAGGCCTACCGTTTAAAGGTTTCATTTTTGGAATTCTATCTGCATTCACTTATGCTGGTTTTATTTTTTTCAGTGGAAAGGTCGCTGTTAATGTAGATGCATGGACTCGGAGCTCATTGATGGTAACAGGATCAACCATCTTAGTGCTTGTCCTATTTATGCATGAAATCCCATCGGTACTGCCATTGGAGAAAGACTTGTTGACTACTGCCGTTGGAGTTTCGTTATTTGGAGCAGTCCTTCCACCCCTGTTTTTCGCTGTGGGTGCACCTTTAGTTTCAGGAGGAATTGCAAATATATTAACATCCATTGAATTACCTATCGCAATCCTATCAGCTAGTCTTATTTTGTCGGAAGCAGTAACCCCGCTTCAGTGGTTAGGCACGGCTATTATACTAGTTGCTATTGCGCTAAACGAACTCGGTCCTAACCTATTCCGAAATAGAAAGCAGTATTAA
- a CDS encoding diphthine--ammonia ligase, with product MKKWIDGAKNKKFIASYSGGKDSTLALYKTMQEGTAIGIIVMMEETGERSRSHSLIPSVLKAQAESIGLPLYTGAATWEGYEGVFVKLLKDAKELGAEVLVTGDIDVPEQDCWHERVTSSVGLELGMPLWQKNHKDVVEEFIHLGFVTKIVTVNLKKGMKEEDLGRVLTLEYIKELEERGIDPCGEAGEFHTTVISGPLFKQDLKVRNGEITSKGEYLYLTLELEN from the coding sequence ATGAAAAAATGGATTGATGGTGCAAAAAATAAAAAGTTTATAGCATCATATAGTGGAGGGAAAGACAGCACTTTAGCATTATATAAAACTATGCAAGAAGGAACAGCCATAGGAATTATTGTAATGATGGAGGAAACTGGAGAAAGGTCAAGATCACATAGTCTTATTCCATCAGTTCTTAAAGCACAAGCAGAATCTATAGGACTTCCGCTTTACACAGGGGCTGCGACATGGGAAGGTTATGAAGGAGTATTTGTAAAGCTACTAAAAGACGCGAAAGAATTAGGAGCAGAGGTGCTTGTAACGGGTGATATTGATGTACCAGAACAAGATTGTTGGCATGAAAGAGTTACAAGCAGTGTAGGGCTTGAACTTGGTATGCCACTTTGGCAAAAAAACCATAAAGATGTAGTAGAGGAGTTTATACATTTAGGCTTTGTAACAAAGATAGTGACAGTTAATCTGAAAAAAGGAATGAAAGAAGAAGATCTTGGACGTGTACTTACTTTAGAATATATAAAAGAGTTAGAAGAAAGAGGTATCGACCCTTGTGGTGAAGCAGGAGAGTTCCATACTACAGTTATAAGTGGGCCACTTTTTAAACAAGATTTAAAAGTTAGAAATGGTGAGATTACTTCAAAAGGTGAATATTTGTACCTAACATTAGAATTAGAAAATTAA
- a CDS encoding ABC transporter permease, protein MWSYFKWEFRQFFTNKKNIAVYVILLFLALYFALKVAPAYDPIEKVDVAEMEARFNTRDDFIKSVEGKFNIHPSVAYALAIFPRWNELDKARIEALSENDYLKYAEATAEWYKYSDAMTLNSSELFYNPLYYTYDNDYAHADGHYGYGYTASRFTGYIEGSSELSMELFEERTALQTLQRMLNEYLPLVLFISCIFLSVDIVLKDRRNPSLLKGFPIADWKKLFMKGIVAFIGSILTIIPLCVGLVIIGLQNGFGNLSLRVPIYSYIEETFSNMTMGTFILKNGLFISVWILFFITIILFVSIILKAEFANLFVSFIVIAAEWIYFERVMGAYTDIQRYPTSYVQVGQVISGYRNFIYESPYLTYQNGLIILGSCTLILMILTLIASKLKRFKLIA, encoded by the coding sequence ATGTGGTCTTATTTTAAATGGGAGTTTAGACAATTTTTTACGAATAAGAAAAACATAGCTGTATATGTGATTTTACTTTTTTTAGCTTTATATTTTGCATTAAAAGTCGCACCCGCTTATGATCCTATTGAAAAAGTCGATGTAGCGGAAATGGAGGCGCGTTTCAATACGAGAGATGATTTTATCAAAAGTGTAGAAGGGAAATTTAATATACATCCTTCAGTAGCCTACGCACTTGCGATATTCCCAAGGTGGAATGAATTGGATAAAGCAAGAATTGAAGCGTTGAGTGAGAATGATTATTTAAAATACGCGGAAGCAACGGCAGAATGGTATAAATATTCTGATGCAATGACATTAAACAGTAGTGAATTATTCTATAACCCCCTCTATTACACCTATGACAATGATTATGCTCATGCTGATGGTCATTATGGTTATGGCTATACGGCTAGTAGATTTACTGGATATATAGAGGGAAGTTCCGAACTGTCGATGGAACTGTTTGAGGAAAGAACAGCACTACAAACGTTACAACGTATGTTAAATGAATATTTACCACTTGTATTATTTATAAGTTGTATCTTTTTATCTGTAGATATTGTATTGAAAGATCGCCGTAATCCAAGTTTGTTAAAGGGATTCCCTATTGCTGATTGGAAAAAGCTATTCATGAAAGGGATAGTTGCATTTATAGGAAGTATTTTGACAATTATTCCACTATGTGTGGGTTTGGTCATTATCGGATTACAAAATGGCTTTGGTAATCTTTCACTCAGGGTGCCTATTTATTCTTACATAGAAGAAACCTTTTCCAATATGACCATGGGTACATTCATATTGAAAAACGGGTTATTCATAAGTGTTTGGATTCTATTTTTTATAACTATCATTTTGTTCGTAAGTATTATCTTGAAAGCTGAATTTGCTAACTTATTTGTTAGTTTTATCGTGATAGCAGCTGAATGGATCTATTTTGAACGAGTGATGGGAGCGTATACGGATATACAGCGCTATCCAACATCTTATGTGCAAGTAGGACAAGTTATTTCAGGATATAGAAACTTTATTTACGAGTCTCCATACTTAACCTATCAAAATGGGTTAATAATTTTAGGAAGCTGCACGCTTATCTTGATGATATTGACGTTGATTGCGAGTAAATTAAAAAGATTTAAGTTAATAGCTTAG
- a CDS encoding GAF domain-containing sensor histidine kinase yields the protein MFSEQTRYSRLADITKVINTKLKLREVLQRVTQAISEEIVQCNSVGIYLPEKDGTFRGFVGKPEDMNGITLDTQVIDIETDLLAKEVIETKKTIYIPDTSTDNRPDPRSVGAFKIKSLLALPISYEQEIFGLVFLFDYGTPMNLTESEIQSVEAYVNMAAVAIQNANNLTYKENLIAEKQLLLDVTRDLSMCSSVQKSLDKCFYYLEKILDSKKSAAHILDPLGKNTVTFMKLNKDCEWTEATWMENLKSIRMNQSYEAMIQQVINTKSIIHTPNIDSMSLLMIPLVSMGKVLGVITVVNLGGQTRNYHESQIQLAKSIVDATAPTLSNLLYMDQLEDMVEERTRELAVANEKVTSVIDGITDGFFALSREWEFLYMNKHQYLPQRKTAKDVLGKNIWELFPECVDTVMYKEFHRAMSERIAVNFEMTSAYGDNWYEVVAYPYDEGICCLLKNITEKKKYEKELKRLSNLDLIGQMAAGISHEIRNPMTTVRGFLQLLKKESEFEKHNGYFNVMIEELDRANSIITEFLSIGNTKTSDLQMLDLNSIIRDITPLIKIDTFNQNKFIQFNLKDIPELLLNRNEIRQLIINLYRNGLEAMSTGKFLSISTYKGDENCVVLAIRDQGEGINPAILEKLGTPFYTTKDNGTGLGLGICYAIAARHNAKIEIQTGSEGTTFFIKFTCI from the coding sequence ATGTTTAGTGAACAGACGAGATATTCTAGGCTCGCGGATATAACAAAAGTAATTAATACAAAGTTAAAACTTCGTGAAGTTTTACAGCGTGTAACGCAGGCAATATCCGAGGAAATCGTGCAATGTAATTCGGTTGGTATTTATTTACCCGAAAAAGATGGCACATTTAGAGGATTTGTAGGAAAACCAGAAGATATGAATGGCATAACGCTCGATACACAGGTAATTGATATTGAAACAGACCTACTGGCCAAAGAAGTTATTGAAACTAAAAAAACTATCTATATCCCGGATACCTCAACGGATAATCGCCCGGATCCGAGATCGGTAGGAGCCTTCAAGATTAAATCCTTATTAGCACTGCCTATCTCATATGAACAAGAAATATTTGGTTTAGTTTTTTTATTTGATTATGGAACGCCGATGAATTTAACAGAGTCGGAAATTCAAAGTGTTGAAGCATATGTGAATATGGCTGCAGTTGCAATACAAAACGCAAATAATTTAACATATAAGGAAAACCTTATTGCAGAAAAGCAGTTGTTACTCGATGTTACGCGTGATTTATCGATGTGTTCCTCCGTACAGAAAAGTCTTGATAAATGTTTTTACTACTTAGAAAAGATTTTGGATAGCAAAAAAAGTGCAGCCCACATCCTGGATCCGTTGGGAAAAAACACAGTCACATTTATGAAGTTAAATAAAGACTGTGAATGGACAGAAGCGACTTGGATGGAGAATCTTAAAAGCATAAGGATGAACCAAAGCTACGAAGCTATGATTCAACAGGTTATTAATACCAAAAGTATAATTCACACTCCAAATATAGATAGTATGAGTCTACTTATGATTCCACTGGTTTCAATGGGGAAAGTATTAGGAGTTATAACAGTTGTCAATTTAGGAGGTCAAACTCGTAATTACCATGAATCTCAAATTCAATTAGCAAAATCGATAGTCGATGCCACAGCCCCTACGTTGTCAAACTTGTTATATATGGACCAACTTGAAGATATGGTAGAAGAGCGAACAAGGGAACTAGCTGTTGCTAATGAAAAGGTTACAAGTGTTATTGATGGTATAACGGATGGATTCTTTGCATTGAGCCGCGAGTGGGAATTTCTTTACATGAATAAACATCAATATTTGCCGCAAAGGAAAACGGCAAAAGATGTATTAGGCAAGAATATATGGGAGCTTTTCCCGGAATGCGTAGACACGGTCATGTATAAGGAATTTCATCGTGCGATGTCAGAGCGTATAGCAGTAAATTTTGAAATGACCTCAGCCTATGGGGATAATTGGTACGAAGTAGTTGCTTACCCGTATGATGAGGGAATCTGCTGCCTTTTAAAAAACATAACCGAAAAAAAGAAATATGAGAAGGAATTGAAAAGATTATCAAACCTAGACTTAATAGGTCAGATGGCAGCAGGTATTAGTCATGAGATTAGAAATCCCATGACAACAGTACGAGGATTTTTGCAGCTTTTAAAAAAAGAAAGCGAATTTGAAAAACATAATGGTTACTTTAATGTAATGATCGAAGAACTAGACCGTGCCAATTCTATTATTACTGAATTTCTTTCTATAGGTAATACAAAGACATCCGATTTACAGATGTTAGATTTAAATTCTATTATTCGAGATATTACTCCTTTAATAAAGATAGATACATTTAATCAAAACAAATTTATTCAATTTAATCTGAAAGACATTCCAGAACTACTATTAAATCGTAACGAAATACGACAATTGATAATAAATTTATACCGTAATGGCTTAGAAGCAATGAGCACAGGTAAGTTTCTATCCATCAGTACCTACAAGGGAGACGAAAATTGTGTAGTTCTTGCAATACGAGATCAAGGAGAAGGTATCAATCCTGCGATACTAGAGAAATTGGGTACTCCATTTTACACGACCAAAGATAATGGCACTGGCTTAGGACTGGGCATATGCTATGCCATTGCTGCCCGTCATAACGCAAAAATTGAAATTCAAACAGGATCTGAAGGAACTACTTTTTTTATAAAATTTACTTGTATATGA